One genomic window of Carassius auratus strain Wakin chromosome 14, ASM336829v1, whole genome shotgun sequence includes the following:
- the LOC113114161 gene encoding atlastin-3-like, with protein MRGNPGPVQIVTVNKEEHSFELDTEALGKILLKPEVRDKDVVVVSVAGAFRKGKSFLLDFMLRYMYRKPGEDWLGQENEPLTGFSWRGGSEPETTGIQLWSEVFIVRKKDGSEVAVVLMDTQGAFDSQSTVKDCATIFALSTMTSSVQIYNLSQNIQEDDLQQLQLFTEYGRLAMDEIFLKPFQSLMFLIRDWSFPYEYKYGFKGGSDFLDKRLQVKPTQHKELQTVREHIHSCFTSISCFLLPHPGLKVATSPAFTGQLCDVAPEYKEQLRELIPNLLKTDELAVKEINGNKVTCRGLLEYFKAYIKIYQGEDLPHPKSMLEATAEANNLAAVASAKDQYYKNMEKVCGGDLPYVAPDSLEEKHRFFLKEALHLFSSTKKMGGRDFCHRYQEQLERELKDMWESFSKHNESKNVFSAFRTPAVLFVLVCLLYVLSGILFFIGLETISFACDCVVGLAMIAMLTWACIRYSGQYREVGTVIDQAAGVILEQATDVLNKTRSQGQVAAQQKKTR; from the exons ATGAGGGGCAATCCTGGGCCAGTTCAGATCGTGACCGTCAACAAGGAGGAACACTCCTTTGAACTGGACACAGAAGCGCTTGGTAAAATTCTCTTGAAGCCTGAGGTTCGAGATAAGGATGTGGTGGTCGTGTCTGTCGCCGGTGCCTTCCGAAAGGGGAAAAGTTTCCTTTTGGATTTCATGCTCCGATACATGTATAGGAAG CCTGGTGAGGACTGGCTTGGGCAGGAGAATGAGCCTCTTACCGGTTTCTCCTGGAGAGGAGGATCAGAACCAGAGACCACTGGCATCCAGCTATGGAGTGAAGTTTTCATTGTGCGGAAGAAGGATGGAAGTGAG GTTGCTGTGGTCTTAATGGACACACAAGGAGCATTTGATTCCCAGTCCACAGTGAAAGACTGCGCTACTATCTTTGCCCTCAGCACCATGACCAGCTCTGTCCAG atATATAACCTGTCACAGAATATTCAGGAAGATGATCTACAGCAACTTCAG ctGTTTACAGAGTATGGCCGACTGGCAATGGATGAAATCTTTCTAAAGCCTTTTCAG TCACTTATGTTCCTCATCAGAGACTGGAGTTTCCCGTATGAGTACAAATACGGGTTTAAGGGAGGAAGTGATTTCTTGGACAAACGTCTGCAA GTGAAGCCGACACAGCATAAGGAGCTTCAGACAGTGAGAGAGCACATTCACTCCTGTTTCACCTCCATATCCTGTTTTCTCTTACCACACCCTGGCCTGAAGGTGGCAACAAGCCCCGCTTTCACGGGACAACTGTGTG ATGTGGCTCCAGAGTACAAGGAGCAGTTGCGTGAACTCATTCCCAATCTGCTGAAGACGGACGAGCTGGCTGTGAAGGAGATCAATGGGAATAAGGTGACCTGCAGGGGCCTGCTGGAGTACTTCAAG GCATACATCAAGATATATCAGGGAGAGGACCTTCCACACCCTAAATCCATGCTCGAG GCTACAGCAGAGGCCAATAACCTTGCGGCTGTGGCGTCAGCAAAAGACCAGTACTACAAGAATATGGAGAAG GTGTGTGGTGGAGATCTGCCTTACGTGGCTCCTGACTCACTGGAGGAGAAGCACCGTTTCTTCCTGAAAGAGGCCCTTCATCTCTTCTCCAGCACAAAGAAGATGGGTGGGCGGGATTTCTGTCACCGTTACCAGGAACAGCTGGAAAGAGAGCTGAAAGATATGTGGGAGTCCTTCAGCAAACACAACGAG TCCAAGAATGTTTTTAGTGCTTTCCGGACACCTGCAGTGCTGTTTGTCCTGGTCTGCCTCCTATATGTTCTGTCAGGAATTTTATTCTTCATTGGCCTGGAAACTATTTCCTTTGCATGTGACTGTGTAGTTGGCCTGGCCATGATCGCTATGCTGACCTGGGCCTGTATCCGGTATTCTGGCCAGTACAGAGAAGTAGGCACAGTCATAGACCAGGCTGCTGGAGTAATACTAGAGCAG gccacAGATGTGTTAAACAAGACAAGAAGCCAGGGTCAGGTGGCTGCACAACAGAAAAAGACGAGATAG
- the LOC113114519 gene encoding forkhead box protein N3-like, translating into MEKYTQALPPHSPLYSPQNNSEARSPSLPQPASFPSSPTTQSSYLHFTSTPLASGGSHCLSPSTVSDQDDLTCLNWLHQRGNLLPLQPLPKISTLPQTLDPIPVQQLPLSPAKPPYSFSSLIFMAIEDSPEKRLPVKGIYEWIVGNFPYYREAPGGWRNSVRHNLSLSKSFQRIHRDKSQSVGKGSLWRVCPEYRPALLEVLRKTHYCHRTNINLLSKPVLLEAADNGQNTLGETMEISDLDSLSSNPPCSLTPDHEELIPMESVELTEVVGEDSEKDPLADSGYIELHYYQYQQYQYLVLPGDSELDLESVEILQLDAEAQEAAGSLLDLAGGNH; encoded by the exons ATGGAGAAATACACACAAGCACTGCCACCCCATTCTCCTTTATATTCCCCGCAAAATAACTCAGAAGCTCGATCTCCCTCTCTTCCACAGCCTGCGTCCTTCCCTTCCTCCCCAACCACCCAATCCTCCTATCTTCACTTTACATCAACCCCTCTGGCATCTGGAGGGTCACATTGCCTCAGTCCCTCCACAGTATCTGACCAGGATGATCTGACCTGCCTCAACTGGCTGCATCAAAGAGGAAACCTGTTGCCTTTGCAGCCACTGCCCAAAATCAGCACACTGCCCCAGACGTTAGATCCCATTCCTGTCCAACAGCTGCCTCTCTCCCCTGCCAAACCCCCGTACTCTTTCAGCAGTCTCATCTTCATGGCGATAGAAGATTCGCCTGAGAAGAGGCTCCCTGTGAAAGGTATTTATGAGTGGATTGTCGGCAACTTCCCCTATTATAGAGAGGCTCCCGGTGGATGGAGGAACTCGGTCCGACACAACCTTTCCTTGAGCAAGAGCTTCCAACGAATACATCGAGACAAGAGTCAA TCTGTTGGAAAAGGTTCATTATGGCGTGTTTGTCCAGAATATCGGCCAGCTCTTCTGGAAGTTCTTAGAAAAACTCATTACTGTCATCGTACCAATATTAACTTGCTGAGCAAGCCTGTTTT GTTGGAGGCGGCTGATAATGGGCAGAACACCTTGGGTGAGACTATGGAGATTTCAG ATCTAGATTCTCTGTCTTCAAACCCGCCATGCTCTTTGACACCGGATCATGAGGAGCTGATCCCCATGGAGTCTGTGGAACTGACAGAGGTTGTCGGCGAGGATTCAGAGAAAGATCCACTTGCAGACAGTGGTTACATTGAGTTACACTATTACCAGTATCAGCAGTATCAGTACCTGGTTCTTCCAGGAGACAGTGAGTTGGATCTGGAGTCGGTTGAGATACTGCAGCTTGATGCAGAGGCTCAGGAGGCTGCAGGGTCACTGCTTGACCTCGCGGGAGGCAACCACTGA